A region of Necator americanus strain Aroian chromosome I, whole genome shotgun sequence DNA encodes the following proteins:
- a CDS encoding hypothetical protein (NECATOR_CHRI.G2343.T1), whose translation MVLKIALIALLYYPLSIGLTFYQKWFIKNYKLPLFVVCWHYIVKWLAAVSIRAVYEFFYKKRMRLHLKEQLRWLAPIGICASLDIGLSNWALEYVTVSLYTMAKSSSILFIVAFSLLLRLERWRPALGLETGLIATGLFLFTWHSSQLDLTGLLLVELAASCTGVRWTVSQLVMQREEQALSHPLDMVAHVQPWMLIPIVPLIVMFEGGELSYDTVLFYKEHYAPVQVTLLIICGGLLAFCMEMSEYLLLVNTSGITLNIFGIIKEVATLLLAHLLNNDRLSSVNLAGLVLCLTGMALHGMSRKRQRSRPGSPQDDSRKLLMVEDIET comes from the exons ATGGTATTGAAAATAGCGCTCATAGCGCTATTGTACTACCCTCTATCAATCGGACTTACGTTTTACCAGAAATGGTTCATAAAG AACTATAAATTGCCGCTGTTCGTTGTGTGTTGGCACTACATAGTGAAATGGCTTGCTGCTGTTTCTATTCGTGCTGTTTACGAATTCTTCTACAAAAAGCGAATGCGTCTTCATCTAAAGGAGCAGCTGAG ATGGCTTGCACCTATTGGAATATGTGCCTCGTTAGACATTGGACTGTCAAACTGGGCACTTGAATATGTCACAGTCAGTCTATACACGATGGCTAAAAGCAGTTCCATCCTGTTCATTGTTGcattttcgttgttgttgaGACTGGAACG ATGGCGTCCAGCACTAGGCTTAGAAACTGGCCTCATTGCTACTGGACTATTCCTGTTCACATGGCATTCATCTCAGCTGGACCTCACAGGGCTACTTTTAGTAGAGCTCGCTGCATCTTGCACTGGAGTTCG ATGGACAGTCTCACAGCTAGTGATGCAAAGAGAAGAACAGGCACTAAGTCATCCTTTAGACATGGTCGCACATGTACAACCGTGGATGTTGATTCCTATTGTACCTCTCATAGTTATGTTTGAAG GTGGAGAACTCTCCTATGACACTGTTCTCTTCTACAAAGAACATTATGCTCCTGTTCAAGTGACGTTATTGATAATTTGCGGAGGATTGCTCGCATTCTGCATGGAAATGTCAG AATATCTACTCCTTGTGAACACATCTGGTATcactttgaatatttttggaataatAAAG GAAGTTGCAACTCTTTTATTAGCTCATTTGTTGAACAATGACCGGCTTTCGTCGGTGAATTTGGCTGGTTTAGTACTCTGTCTAACAGGAATGGCCCTTCACGGCATGTCTAGAAAGCGTCAGAG ATCTCGTCCGGGAAGTCCTCAGGATGATTCTCGGAAATTACTTATGGTGGAAGACATCGAGACTTAA
- a CDS encoding hypothetical protein (NECATOR_CHRI.G2342.T2) encodes MDNYKKAVTQSLSQSEENYGFYERMNLSYELDQRAREAMALEVAKLDQAFLPPALADFTRFVDPIYGACYSFNEDSILTYSTNRAGTKFGLKLLITVSQEATTMVNDFLPTTSMAGARVAIHPRGVYPSLDNSGINAGVGYQTAIALTSTRTKRAKKPYGRCIDKESDTTNLYQDETYTLETCFFGCRQRYTVAKCGCANPRFRRTASDVWCDASKGNLDCLQSLRGDQASTENRNICPLTECSCNPPCLETAYFTTASIAKFPAENYFVATDNTRGVAGSCDDQNANFSGSPQLCRDWYANNALLLQVFFETLKYESYTEVPSYGISAVLNDLGGHAGLWLGLSVISVVEVCGLILLLLMYCLSCGKLKTRPDEEDMESDERIKDVEEVKKELDYADKHDKDKYGDEIDDDEEADEAPHREEHAKEK; translated from the exons ATGGATAACTACAAGAAAGCTGTCACTCAATCACTGTCGcaatcagaagaaaattatggatTCTAT GAAAGGATGAATCTTTCCTATGAGCTCGACCAACGTGCTCGAGAAGCAATGGCCTTAGAAGTTGCGAAACTGGATCAGGCTTTCTTGCCGCCTGCTTT AGCGGACTTCACCCGATTCGTAGATCCAATCTATGGTGCGTGCTATTCCTTCAATGAAGATTCAATTCTTACCTATTCCACGAATCGGGCGGGAACGAAATTCGGCCTGAAACTGCTTATTACTGTTAGC CAGGAAGCCACTACTATGGTAAACGACTTTCTGCCAACCACTAGTATGGCCGGTGCTAGAGTGGCCATACATCCGAGAG GTGTGTACCCATCGCTGGATAACAGTGGGATCAACGCAGGAGTCGGCTACCAGACAGCGATTGCGTTGACATCG ACAAGAACCAAACGTGCAAAAAAACCTTATGGAAGATGTATCGATAAGGAGTCCGATACCACTAATCTCTATCAG GACGAAACGTATACATTGGAAACTTGTTTCTTTGGATGTCGCCAAAGGTATACAGTGGCCAAGTGCGGATGTGCAAATCCTCGATTTCGTAGAACAGCTTCTGATGTATGGTGCGACGCTTCTAAGGGAAATT TGGACTGTTTGCAATCGCTTCGTGGAGACCAAGCATCGACCGAAAATCGAAACATTTGTCCTCTAACTGAGTGCTCTTGCAATCCGCCCTGTCTTGAGACAGCGTACTTCACCACTGCCAGTATCGCTAAATTTCCAGCCGAGAACTACTTCGTCGCTACAGATAACACTCGAGGAGTT GCTGGAAGTTGTGATGACCAAAACGCCAATTTTAGTGGG TCTCCTCAGTTATGTCGCGATTGGTATGCAAACAATGCTCTGCTACTGCAAGTATTCTTCGAAACACTTAAGTACGAGTCTTACACGGAAGTTCCTAGCTATGGG atttccgCTGTGCTGAACGATCTTGGAGGTCATGCTGGACTCTGGCTAGGACTCTCTGTGATCTCTGTTGTTGAA GTGTGTGGTCTGATCCTTCTGCTTCTGATGTACTGTCTATCGTGTGGAAAGCTGAAGACTCGTCCTGACGAAGAGGACATGGAGTCTGATGAGCGTATTAAA GACgttgaagaagtgaagaagGAGCTCGACTATGCAGACAAACACGACAAGGACAAGTACGGTGACGAGATAGACGATGATGAGGAGGCAGATGAGGCTCCACATCGTGAAGAACATGCTAAAGAGAAATAA
- a CDS encoding hypothetical protein (NECATOR_CHRI.G2343.T2), producing MVLKIALIALLYYPLSIGLTFYQKWFIKNYKLPLFVVCWHYIVKWLAAVSIRAVYEFFYKKRMRLHLKEQLRWLAPIGICASLDIGLSNWALEYVTVSLYTMAKSSSILFIVAFSLLLRLERWRPALGLETGLIATGLFLFTWHSSQLDLTGLLLVELAASCTGVRWTVSQLVMQREEQALSHPLDMVAHVQPWMLIPIVPLIVMFEGGELSYDTVLFYKEHYAPVQVTLLIICGGLLAFCMEMSEYLLLVNTSGITLNIFGIIKEVATLLLAHLLNNDRLSSEWPFTACLESVRDLVREVLRMILGNYLWWKTSRLKKQDTSPEECLHFIFMVLDL from the exons ATGGTATTGAAAATAGCGCTCATAGCGCTATTGTACTACCCTCTATCAATCGGACTTACGTTTTACCAGAAATGGTTCATAAAG AACTATAAATTGCCGCTGTTCGTTGTGTGTTGGCACTACATAGTGAAATGGCTTGCTGCTGTTTCTATTCGTGCTGTTTACGAATTCTTCTACAAAAAGCGAATGCGTCTTCATCTAAAGGAGCAGCTGAG ATGGCTTGCACCTATTGGAATATGTGCCTCGTTAGACATTGGACTGTCAAACTGGGCACTTGAATATGTCACAGTCAGTCTATACACGATGGCTAAAAGCAGTTCCATCCTGTTCATTGTTGcattttcgttgttgttgaGACTGGAACG ATGGCGTCCAGCACTAGGCTTAGAAACTGGCCTCATTGCTACTGGACTATTCCTGTTCACATGGCATTCATCTCAGCTGGACCTCACAGGGCTACTTTTAGTAGAGCTCGCTGCATCTTGCACTGGAGTTCG ATGGACAGTCTCACAGCTAGTGATGCAAAGAGAAGAACAGGCACTAAGTCATCCTTTAGACATGGTCGCACATGTACAACCGTGGATGTTGATTCCTATTGTACCTCTCATAGTTATGTTTGAAG GTGGAGAACTCTCCTATGACACTGTTCTCTTCTACAAAGAACATTATGCTCCTGTTCAAGTGACGTTATTGATAATTTGCGGAGGATTGCTCGCATTCTGCATGGAAATGTCAG AATATCTACTCCTTGTGAACACATCTGGTATcactttgaatatttttggaataatAAAG GAAGTTGCAACTCTTTTATTAGCTCATTTGTTGAACAATGACCGGCTTTCGTCG GAATGGCCCTTCACGGCATGTCTAGAAAGCGTCAGAG ATCTCGTCCGGGAAGTCCTCAGGATGATTCTCGGAAATTACTTATGGTGGAAGACATCGAGACTTAAAA AACAGGACACTTCTCCAGAGGAATGTTTGCACTTTATTTTCATGGTGTTGGATCTGTGA
- a CDS encoding hypothetical protein (NECATOR_CHRI.G2344.T1), with protein sequence MDPHIDSLDRSWSNGGHEKGLTFFDRLADEAAEENSASSSGVLSSIFGRFWRPQNATDSERTGPATFFLENSKSRENEDEAVLDTLSSNPLSGDNSDSNSVTPKTLVSGLYDNALDSPSVSNSQDGDTVPRKLSDKLSNMFRTGQKQGLMDYNRSNFRQYWMPDSTGKECYQCEERFSTFRRRHHCRLCGQIFCARCCNIHVPGSALGYLGDLRLCHYCAKMMAQYLPPEEDRIQSEELIHGTVPNDEPMTSVNDTLGSSMRTVSTVSSGSMMWTRPSEIGSSSLEDGDTSFGAPKPLPKPPSLLCATELYLQHEKRSDSQPASVRAGLREDEESGPDWFRNMDTDANFPMRDSDHKLHGEEVRITENHFDPLPISILHEKCDEKKTLSAKSSVTLSPSKTQFDDDIDRAFDVRAERLLTYVCDRERLRDLRWKPIILNLAKEIAHTVKVDVIKRRDEMNILNYVHAKKLYVEQEGPSAELIWGVVCSKSVQHLSMAEPLKDASVMIVAGSIEYERVPGRLSTIEPILCQEGEFLAKQVERILSRRPSVLLVEGNVSRLASDLLREAGVRVVVNVSGRVLHRVARSTGADILPSSDAQLIQQNIGFCPYFAQRSFNCKDGRQKLLLILDECPPDRGCSVLIKGADARELRAVKRILLFLTSLLYSSRLEKAFLNMFNIRMAYQVSNCEVCEARQENIDHNDEKSDFELALIDCVLCTSPFINHEPPYLKSARGRNCPLLPYFNVPVYQFFNEKDFDARRIDEENEVRRILSKQCKVPVPDTPRHCYALNGARDSNKKRNIGAFRALSGVIFKKRLQLRDLELRPRHSNKEERHQTRRHDILDPYVHQRIAVLFGSFSPKSPNAPYFCVRPWVVNMEFYGPHDMTLGEFLTKYCFNKSYECPSSNCEVPMLDHSRKLVYGRVCVEVTTQIVVSGSEESTIGNAVPSQIYAWNYCNSCKLSSPVIPMGMSVWHLSFGKYLDYIAYSTFSQGGDTASPIKQQCSHCFFHEHTHFYSLGNFVAAFKVTPVHPYNVQFSPVQCRIVPNQYTKQTLLDGVTRMASLADDIIRTAEDRLALFTKHDHYSQYAGTFHTVLRQVVDKTAVVILEKRKFADELRTVDRNIISSNDIFAVKANEALMHIREAIYLLITTWNDQSTVLAATVRAVKKTAEDSSLVSESTEISLERIDDPFPSYLHLGLKLQPRVGVVVRDILDSRGNYKPDIGSIIAYALSAADYEENRRKQREAAKGEQPPLNLNSSSAALDEQVMAAEHLEVEFQDNQASYYVKAYYGARFRLLRKLLFTEGEEAFIRSLSQSTFWTPQGGKSGSFFYRTQDDRFVVKQMSRFEIQSFVEFAPHYFDYVKTAVVENKLTTLCKVYGVFRVGYKSKTTQLKVDILVMEYLFYKHNVSQVWDLKGSLRNRMAATAKSTSDLVLLDENLMKDLWNKQLYIYPHAKAALNQAISNDSHFLSSQHVMDYSLLVGVDETNGELILGIVDYMRTYTLDKKLESWVKIVAIPGAHLPTILSPEMYCTRFSEAMDTYFPVVPDQWTGLGSAVSY encoded by the exons ACAGTCAGGATGGTGATACTGTTCCGAGGAAACTCTCTGACAAACTTTCCAACATGTTCAGGACTGGGCAGAAGCAGGGGTTGATGGATTACAATCGAAGCAACTTTC GTCAATACTGGATGCCGGATTCTACTGGTAAAGAGTGTTATCAATGTGAAGAGCGATTTTCGACATTCAG ACGAAGGCATCATTGTCGTCTCTGTGGACAAATATTCTGTGCAAGGTGCTGCAATATTCATGTGCCTGGATCCGCATTAG GCTACTTAGGAGATCTGCGACTCTGTCACTATTGCGCTAAGATGATGGCACAATATCTGCCGCCTGAGGAAGATCGCATACAATCTGAAGAACTCATTCATGGTACTGTTCCGAATGATGAGCCAATGACTTCAGTCAACGATACGCTAGGCTCTTCAATGAGAACAGTTTCGACAGTTTCATCTG GTTCGATGATGTGGACCCGTCCCTCCGAAATTGGTTCCTCATCACTTGAAGACGGTGACACTTCTTTCGGTGCTCCTAAACCGCTACCTAAACCACCGTCTCTTCTTTGTGCTACAGAGTTATACCTTCAACACGAAAAAAGATCTGACTCCCAGCCC GCCAGCGTTAGAGCAGGACTGCGAGAAGATGAAGAATCGGGTCCAGACTGGTTTCGCAATATGGATACAGATGCGAATTTTCCTATGAGAGACAGCGACCAT AAATTGCATGGTGAAGAAGTGCGCATCACGGAGAATCATTTTGACCCACTTCCGATCTCTATTCTTCATGAGAAGTGTGATGAAAAGAAGACGTTGTCTgccaa GTCTTCTGTTACTCTATCTCCTTCCAAAACCCAATTCGACGATGACATAGACCGCGCCTTTGACGTTCGAGCTGAACGGTTGTTAACTTATGTTTGTGACAGAGAGAGACTACGTGACCTCAG GTGGAAGCCAATAATTTTAAACTTAGCTAAAGAAATAGCCCACACTGTTAAAGTCGACGTCATAAAACGGCGAGATGAGATGAATATCCTCAATTACGTGCATGCGAAAAAGCTCTATGTAGAACAAGAGGGTCCAAGTGCTGAA CTTATATGGGGTGTTGTGTGCAGCAAAAGCGTTCAACATCTGTCGATGGCTGAGCCGCTAAAGGATGCCTCCGTCATGATTGTGGCTGGATCTATTGAGTACGAGAGGGTGCCAGGTCGACTGTCCACAATTGAACCGATTCTTTGTCAAGAAGGGGAATTCCTTGCGAAACAG GTCGAACGAATCTTGTCACGTCGTCCCTCTGTTTTGCTCGTTGAGGGAAATGTGTCGCGATTAGCATCAGATCTTTTGCGAGAGGCTGGAGTACGTGTGGTTGTGAATGTTAGTGGGCG AGTTCTCCATCGAGTAGCACGTTCTACGGGAGCCGATATTTTGCCAAGCTCTGATGCGCAATTAATTCAGCAAAATATCGGATTTTGCCCCTATTTCGCACAGCGTTCGTTTAACTGTAAGGATGGACGTCAGAAGCTGCTACTG aTTCTGGATGAATGTCCTCCagatcgaggatgtagtgttTTAATAAAGGGTGCTGATGCTCGAGAACTTAGGGCTGTCAAG cgtattcttcttttccttaccTCATTGCTGTATTCATCACGCCTTGAAAAAGCTTTTCTTAATATGTTTAACATTCGGATGGCTTATCAAGTATCGAATTGTGAAGTATGTGAAGCTCGTCAGGAGAACATCGATCACAATGATGAaaag TCTGATTTTGAACTAGCGTTGATCGACTGTGTTCTTTGCACGTCCCCATTTATTAACCACGAGCCTCCTTATTTGAAATCTGCTAGAGGAAG GAATTGTCCTCTCTTGCCGTATTTCAATGTACCTGTATACcagtttttcaacgaaaaagaTTTTGATGCTCGTCGAATCGATGAGGAGAATGAAGTCCGACGAATCCTCAGCAAACAGTGCAAG GTTCCTGTTCCGGATACACCTCGTCATTGTTACGCTTTAAATGGTGCTCGTgattctaacaaaaaaaggaatatcgGTGCATTCCGTGCATTGAGTGGTGTTATTTTCAAGAAACGATTGCAATTAAGAGATCTTGAGTTGCGACCTCGACATTCCAACAAG GAGGAGCGCCACCAAACTCGTCGACACGACATTCTGGATCCCTATGTGCATCAACGCATTGCTGTACTTTTTGGATCGTTCTCACCAAAGTCACCTAATGCTCCTTATTTTTGCGTTCGACCATGGGTAGTCAACATGGAATTCTATGGTCCTCATGATATGACGTTGGGGGAATTTCTTACCAA GTACTGTTTTAATAAGTCTTACGAATGTCCTTCCTCCAATTGCGAGGTTCCGATGTTAGACCATTCCAGAAAACTC GTATATGGACGTGTGTGTGTCGAAGTTACGACGCAGATAGTTGTCAGCGGATCCGAAGAATCCACCATTGGTAACGCAGTGCCTAGCCAAATTTATGCATGGAATTATTGTAACAG TTGCAAACTTTCATCTCCTGTCATTCCAATGGGCATGTCTGTGTGGCATCTGTCATTTGGAAAATATCTGGACTATATAGCTTATTCCACCTTTTCGCAG GGAGGAGACACCGCATCTCCGATAAAACAGCAATGCTCGCATTGCTTTTTTCACGAACATACTCACTTTTACTCTCTCGGAAACTTTGTAGCTGCCTTCAAAGTTACCCCG GTGCATCCTTACAATGTGCAATTTTCTCCAGTGCAATGTCGAATCGTTCCTAATCAATATACGAAGCAAACACTTTTGGATGGGGTCACGAG AATGGCTTCGCTTGCTGATGACATAATTCGTACTGCAGAAGATCGTCTAGCTCTATTCACAAAACATGATCACTACAGTCAATACGCTGGAACATTCCATACTGTTCTGAGACAGGTGGTTGACAAAACTGCAGTGGTGATCCT TGAAAAGCGGAAGTTCGCGGATGAACTCAGAACTGTAGATCGTAACATCATTTCTTCCAACGACATTTTTGCAGTTAAG GCTAATGAGGCGCTAATGCATATACGTGAAGCAATTTATCTTTTGATAACCACATGGAATGACCAAAGCACAGTACTTGCGGCAACTGTACGCGCAGTCAAAAAGACCGCAGAAGATAGTAGCCTCGTGTCCGAG TCGACCGAGATATCACTGGAAAGAATTGATGATCCTTTCCCTTCGTATTTGCATCTCGGATTGAAGTTACAACCAAGGGTAGGCGTGGTTGTCAGAGATATACTG GACTCCAGAGGAAACTACAAACCAGATATCGGAAGTATAATAGCGTATGCGCTTTCTGCAGCGGATTACGAG GAAAACCGCCGCAAACAAAGAGAAGCGGCGAAAGGTGAACAACCTCCACTTAATTTAAATTCGAGCAGTGCAGCACTGGATGAACAAGTTATGGCAGCAGAACATCTTGAAGTTGAATTCCAGGATAACCAGGCTTCATATTACGTCAAG GCTTATTATGGTGCTAGATTCCGACTTCTCCGCAAGCTACTGTTTACTGAAGGTGAAGAGGCGTTTATACGGTCGTTGTCCCAGAGCACATTTTGGACACCTCAG ggAGGAAAATCCGGGTCATTCTTCTACAGAACACAAGATGATCGCTTCGTAGTGAAGCAAATGTCTCGTTTTGAGATCCAATCATTTGTCGAGTTCGCTCCACACTACTTCGATTATGTCAAGACTgccgttgtggaaaataagtTAACAACATTGTGCAAG GTATACGGAGTATTTCGAGTTGGTTACAAAAGCAAAACTACACAGCTGAAAGTGGATATTCTGGTTATGgagtatttattttacaaacaCAATGTAAGTCAAGTATGGGACTTGAAAGGATCCCTGAGAAATCG AATGGCTGCGACGGCAAAAAGTACATCTGATCTCGTTTTATTGGATGAGAATCTAATGAAAGATCTCTGGAATAAACAGTTATACATTTATCCGCATGCCAAAGCGGCCCTGAATCAAGCAATCAGCAACGACAGTCATTTCCTTAGCTCTCAG CACGTAATGGACTATTCATTATTAGTTGGTGTTGATGAGACAAATGGTGAATTAATTCTGGGAATTGTTGATTATATGAGGACTTACACACTCGATAAG AAACTTGAATCTTGGGTGAAAATTGTCGCCATTCCTGGTGCCCATCTACCAACAATACTTAGCCCGGAGATGTATTGTACGCG ATTTTCTGAAGCAATGGACACTTATTTTCCGGTCGTTCCTGACCAGTGGACAGGTCTCGGCTCAGCAGTTTCGTACTAA